In the Scyliorhinus canicula chromosome 23, sScyCan1.1, whole genome shotgun sequence genome, one interval contains:
- the LOC119956562 gene encoding profilin-3-like produces the protein MSDWKNYINSILKDRNMEDAAIVGHADNKSVWASKPGGILAAISPQEVSLLIGQDRKAFLQTGITIGGKKCSVIRDNLMVNNDGVMDVRMKCGQSKSICIGKTIKLMVFVMGKRGVHGGALNKKVHELANYLKQRGL, from the coding sequence ATGTCAGACTGGAAGAATTACATCAACTCGATCCTGAAGGATAGGAACATGGAGGATGCCGCCATTGTGGGGCACGCTGACAACAAGTCCGTCTGGGCCTCCAAGCCGGGGGGCATCCTGGCCGCCATCTCCCCGCAGGAGGTGAGCCTGCTGATAGGACAGGACCGCAAGGCTTTCCTACAAACCGGCATCACCATCGGGGGGAAGAAGTGCTCCGTCATCCGGGACAACCTCATGGTCAACAACGACGGGGTGATGGACGTGAGGATGAAGTGCGGGCAGAGCAAGAGCATCTGCATCGGCAAAACCATCAAGCTCATGGTGTTCGTGATGGGGAAAAGGGGTGTTCACGGGGGAGCGCTCAACAAGAAGGTCCACGAGTTGGCCAACTACCTCAAACAGAGGGGACTCTAA